The Phaeacidiphilus oryzae TH49 region GGGGACGTGGGTGTCGGCGCGAGGTCCGGGCGCCACTTCCCGACCGGGACCAGGCCGGGGGCCACCGGGACGCAGCCGGCCAGCAGCGCCAGGACCTCGGTGGGGGTCCGGGGGTGGACGCCGCCGGTCGACGGCCGGTAGATCTCATCGGCCACCGCCGCGGCGGCGGACCGGGGTTCGCCGTCCGGACCGTCCCGGACGCCGTGGCTCAGGACGATCACGCTGCCCCGGGCCAGCGGCCGCAGCAGCCGCTCGACGATCCGGCGAGGCTGCGCCTCGTCCTCCACGAAGTGGAGGACGGCGCAGAGCACCAGCGCGACCGGCCGGCCGAGGTCGATCACCCGGGCCAGCTCCTCCGCGGCGAGGATCTTCTCGGGGTCCCGGAGATCCGCCTGGAGCACCCCGAGCCGCCCGCGCTCCGCGGCGGCCGGCAGCGCCCGGGCGTGCACCGGGACGATCGGGTCGTTGTCGACGTAGAGCACCCGGGCCGCCGGTTCCACGGCCTGGGCGATCTCGTGGGTATGTCCGGCCGTGGGGATGCCGGTGCCGATGTCGAGAAACTGACGAACCCCCAACTCCTCGGCGGCGTAGCGGACCGCGCGCTGCATGAAGGCCCGGTTGGCCACCGCCACCGAGCGCACCTCCGGCTCCGCGGCGAGCAGTCGCTCGGCCGCCGCGCGGTCCACCGGGAAGTTGTCCTTGCCGCCGAGCAGGTAGTCGTAGACGCGCGCCGGGTGGGGGATGTCGGCGCGCAGTTCTGCGGAGGGAGCGGGCCCCGGGAATTCTCCGGAGACCCGCATCCAATCAGTCGACATGTCGGGATCGTAGGGCGAAGCCTTCACAGCAGTGACGACTTCGCGCAAATACCGAGAAGAAGCGGTCGGGATCAGCCAGGAAGCAATCGCAGCCGGTGTGCCAGCGCCGCGGCCTCGCCCCTGCTGCCCACGGCCAGCTTGCCGAGGATGTGGGAGACGTGGACGCTCGCCGTCTTGGGCGAGATGTACAGCTCCTCGGCGATCCCGCGGTTGGACCGGCCCTCGACCACCAGCCGCAGCACGTCCCGTTCCCGGCGGGTGAGGCCGTACCCGTCCAACGGGTCCGCGTCGGCGGCCTCCTGGCGCTCCGCCGGCTTCGGCTGCTGCTCCTCCAGCGGCAGCCGGGTGCGGCCGGCCAGCAGGAGGATCTCGCCCTGGAGGTGGAGGTCCCCGCGCCGGCGCGCGACCTCGTCCGCCCGGCGCAGCAGCCGCGCGGCCTCCTCCCGCCGCTCCTGCCCGGCCGCGGCCTCCGCCTCCGCCGCCCGGTAGAGGGCCTCGCAGAGGGGGTAGAGGAGCCCGGTG contains the following coding sequences:
- a CDS encoding SAM-dependent methyltransferase, which produces MSTDWMRVSGEFPGPAPSAELRADIPHPARVYDYLLGGKDNFPVDRAAAERLLAAEPEVRSVAVANRAFMQRAVRYAAEELGVRQFLDIGTGIPTAGHTHEIAQAVEPAARVLYVDNDPIVPVHARALPAAAERGRLGVLQADLRDPEKILAAEELARVIDLGRPVALVLCAVLHFVEDEAQPRRIVERLLRPLARGSVIVLSHGVRDGPDGEPRSAAAAVADEIYRPSTGGVHPRTPTEVLALLAGCVPVAPGLVPVGKWRPDLAPTPTSPLPLHGVLAVKR